One Halorientalis litorea DNA segment encodes these proteins:
- a CDS encoding DUF6230 family protein, giving the protein MYDKNRIAAGLGTALVLWAVVGMIIMSSGVALGGYPVAGVGGFVLSGSNINAQQMLVYPGTAESRNGTTPAAIIEFQQVTIEDFTLAIKQDISDLPGVKGTVNIRLTSVNDANLQAEGVIVKASAIRSDFAQFQNLVVEDSYGTRPSEKLTLTGTQADLVGGVKIQAHYLAVRSFDFPAFEADVWWDTNNDGRYEFGGPN; this is encoded by the coding sequence ATGTACGATAAAAACCGAATCGCCGCCGGCCTCGGCACGGCGTTGGTGCTCTGGGCCGTCGTCGGCATGATTATCATGAGTTCGGGGGTAGCACTGGGGGGCTATCCAGTCGCAGGTGTCGGCGGGTTCGTTCTGTCCGGGTCCAATATTAACGCACAGCAGATGCTCGTGTATCCGGGGACAGCGGAATCACGGAACGGGACGACGCCGGCGGCAATAATCGAGTTTCAGCAGGTGACTATCGAGGACTTCACGCTCGCAATCAAGCAGGACATCAGCGACCTACCGGGGGTGAAGGGGACGGTCAACATCAGACTCACCTCAGTCAACGACGCGAATCTACAAGCAGAGGGTGTCATCGTCAAAGCGAGTGCCATCCGGTCTGACTTCGCACAGTTCCAGAACCTCGTCGTCGAGGACAGTTATGGGACGAGGCCGAGCGAGAAGCTCACTCTGACCGGGACACAGGCGGACCTCGTTGGAGGGGTGAAAATACAGGCCCACTACCTAGCTGTTCGGTCGTTCGACTTCCCCGCCTTTGAGGCCGATGTCTGGTGGGACACGAACAACGACGGACGGTACGAATTCGGAGGGCCGAACTAA
- a CDS encoding ABC transporter ATP-binding protein produces MLELDDVTAAYDRTPILRDVDLSVAEGEIVGVMGKNGVGKTTLLKTVIGLLEPTAGTITYAGQDVTTASADERARTGMGYIPQGRDVFPKLSVEQNIKMGETVNADSTETLYDEIYGYFPILEERSDQQAGTLSGGQQQMLAIARALVANPDLLLLDEPSEGIQPSIVDQISTDMRGINEELGTTILFVEQNLGVIRDMADRCYAMERGEIVDEVGPESLADEDAIAEYLAV; encoded by the coding sequence CTGCTCGAACTCGACGACGTGACCGCGGCGTACGACCGGACACCCATCCTGCGGGACGTGGACCTCTCCGTCGCGGAGGGCGAAATCGTCGGCGTGATGGGGAAAAACGGCGTCGGCAAGACGACGCTCCTGAAGACGGTCATCGGTCTGCTCGAACCGACTGCCGGAACCATCACTTACGCCGGGCAGGACGTGACGACGGCGAGTGCCGACGAACGCGCCCGGACGGGGATGGGCTACATCCCGCAGGGCCGTGACGTGTTCCCGAAACTCTCCGTCGAGCAGAACATCAAGATGGGCGAGACGGTCAACGCCGACAGCACCGAGACGCTGTACGACGAGATATACGGCTACTTCCCGATTCTGGAGGAGCGGTCGGACCAGCAGGCCGGCACGCTCTCGGGCGGCCAACAGCAGATGCTCGCCATCGCACGGGCACTCGTGGCGAATCCGGACCTGCTCCTGCTCGACGAACCGAGCGAGGGCATCCAGCCCTCCATCGTCGACCAGATAAGCACCGACATGCGCGGTATCAACGAGGAACTCGGGACGACCATCCTCTTCGTCGAGCAGAACCTCGGCGTCATCCGTGACATGGCCGACCGGTGTTACGCGATGGAGCGGGGCGAAATCGTCGACGAAGTCGGGCCGGAGTCGCTGGCCGACGAGGACGCCATCGCCGAGTATCTGGCAGTTTGA
- a CDS encoding ABC transporter permease subunit, which produces MAAETTGDGGGSEGIGGPIARIRNRLEGPNTLGNSRGFWLGFVVAVGLLAAYPFAPGAIKSILVSTRTLSSFLAYGFLALSLAVVWGYGGILSFGQSVFFGVAGYVFGIVLINVNSPLGGTVGLLVGVGGGALMAAVLGYFIFYGGVRDVYATIITLVSTLVLKTFMDQTAGDEWTIGEAALGGFNGMNVPQLALGVGETSVVITSYNSSFFYFVLAVLVVTYLLLRVLVNSDYGRVMVAMREDEQRTRMFGYRTERVKLTVFVIGGALAGMSGVLFTTWQFYITPAKFGLVAASLPVIWVGLGGRKTLIGPVIAAIALQFVANSLGSLWANVIRGALLVVFIMLLPGGIVPRARDLIVFAQYRLFGGGPTAPDPAEEADPEVSDS; this is translated from the coding sequence ATGGCGGCAGAGACCACCGGAGACGGCGGCGGTTCCGAGGGCATCGGCGGCCCGATAGCCCGGATTCGCAACCGCCTCGAGGGGCCGAACACGCTCGGCAACTCCCGGGGCTTCTGGCTCGGCTTCGTCGTCGCCGTCGGGTTGCTGGCGGCGTACCCGTTCGCGCCGGGGGCCATCAAGTCGATACTCGTCTCGACGCGCACACTGTCGTCGTTTCTGGCCTACGGCTTCCTCGCGCTGTCGCTCGCGGTCGTCTGGGGGTACGGCGGCATCCTCAGTTTCGGCCAGTCGGTCTTCTTCGGCGTCGCGGGGTACGTCTTCGGCATCGTCCTCATCAACGTCAACTCGCCGCTGGGCGGGACGGTCGGGTTGCTGGTCGGCGTCGGCGGCGGCGCGCTGATGGCCGCCGTGCTGGGCTACTTCATCTTCTACGGCGGCGTCCGGGACGTGTACGCGACCATCATCACGCTCGTCTCGACGCTCGTCCTGAAGACGTTCATGGACCAGACCGCCGGCGACGAGTGGACCATCGGCGAGGCGGCGCTGGGCGGGTTCAACGGGATGAACGTCCCGCAACTCGCGCTCGGCGTCGGCGAGACGTCGGTGGTCATCACCAGTTACAACAGTTCGTTCTTCTACTTCGTGCTGGCGGTGTTGGTCGTGACCTACCTGCTGTTGCGGGTGCTGGTCAACTCGGACTACGGCCGCGTGATGGTCGCCATGCGCGAGGACGAACAGCGCACGCGGATGTTCGGCTACCGGACCGAACGCGTGAAACTGACCGTGTTCGTCATCGGCGGGGCACTGGCGGGGATGTCCGGCGTCCTCTTCACGACGTGGCAGTTCTACATCACGCCCGCGAAGTTCGGCCTCGTGGCCGCCTCGTTGCCGGTCATCTGGGTCGGTCTCGGCGGCCGGAAGACGCTCATCGGGCCGGTCATCGCGGCCATCGCCCTGCAGTTCGTGGCGAATTCGCTCGGCAGTCTGTGGGCGAACGTCATCCGCGGCGCGCTGCTGGTCGTGTTCATCATGCTGTTGCCTGGCGGCATCGTCCCGCGAGCGCGGGACCTCATCGTGTTCGCCCAGTACCGGCTGTTCGGCGGCGGGCCGACGGCGCCGGACCCCGCCGAGGAGGCGGACCCGGAGGTGAGTGACTCGTGA
- a CDS encoding ABC transporter ATP-binding protein: MSTDEDTAEDPAVRQTPAGRATGPQTDTLLQTESLRKDFGGFTAIDDVDFAVSEGELRCLIGPNGAGKSTLMKLIAGIHMPTSGSVYYDGTDFTDLAPHDRVKQGLSMKFQVPAVYGDLTVRENIRLPVQQSASGRERRERIAEAIETAGLTGYEDVAANALSHGQQQQLEIGMAAALDPDLLLLDEPVAGLDVEERREIAERITRLNEEAGIAFVVIEHDTDFVADIADEVTVLHNGEVFREGPIEDIKADPAVQRIYLGEDE; this comes from the coding sequence GTGAGCACCGACGAGGACACGGCCGAGGACCCTGCCGTCCGGCAGACACCGGCGGGCAGGGCCACCGGGCCACAGACGGACACGCTGTTACAGACCGAGAGCCTGCGCAAGGACTTCGGCGGGTTCACCGCCATCGACGACGTCGACTTCGCCGTCTCCGAGGGCGAACTCCGCTGTCTCATCGGACCCAACGGGGCTGGCAAGTCGACGCTGATGAAACTCATCGCCGGCATCCACATGCCCACGTCCGGGAGCGTCTACTACGACGGGACGGACTTCACCGACCTCGCGCCCCACGACCGGGTGAAACAGGGCCTCAGCATGAAGTTCCAAGTCCCGGCGGTGTACGGCGACCTCACCGTGCGCGAGAACATCCGCCTGCCGGTCCAGCAGTCCGCGAGCGGGCGGGAACGCCGCGAGCGCATCGCAGAGGCCATCGAGACGGCGGGACTGACCGGCTACGAGGACGTCGCGGCCAACGCGCTCTCCCACGGCCAGCAACAGCAACTCGAAATCGGGATGGCGGCGGCACTGGACCCGGACCTGCTCCTGCTCGACGAACCGGTGGCCGGACTGGACGTCGAGGAGCGCCGGGAGATCGCCGAGCGCATCACCCGACTCAACGAGGAGGCGGGCATCGCCTTCGTCGTCATCGAACACGACACGGACTTCGTGGCCGACATCGCCGACGAGGTGACCGTCCTCCACAACGGCGAGGTGTTCCGCGAGGGACCCATCGAGGACATCAAGGCGGACCCGGCCGTCCAGCGCATCTACCTGGGGGAAGACGAATGA